The following nucleotide sequence is from Alkalihalobacillus sp. LMS39.
TTAATCGGAGTGTCTAGAACTTCCAAAACCCCGTTATCTCAATATTTAGCACATAAACGACTGAAAGTGGCCAATGTTCCACTTGTACCAGAAGTAGAACCGCCAGAAGAATTATTTAAGGTGTCTGCAAAAAAATGTATTGGTTTAAAAATTAGTCCGGAAAAACTAAATGAAATTCGTTCAGAACGGCTTCGTTCATTAGGGCTAAAACCTGAAGCGAATTATGCGAGTGTTGATCGAATTAAACAAGAGTTAGATTATTCAGAAAGATTAATGAAACGAATTGGTTGTACAGTCATTGATGTTTCGAATAAAGCCGTTGAAGAAACGGCGAATTTAATTTCTAATATGTTTCAAGGGAAATAACTTTTATTGTACCTCGACCGAATAAGAGGTGTCTCAAGGGAAAACAATCCTATTGGGACACCTTTTTTTATTTTTGGAAAATAGACCAATTTTATTTTTGAAAAATCAAGGGGAAATAAGCATAAAAGTAAAAAAGAACAAATAAATTGAAAAAGTCAAGACTTTAATTTGTTTTTTTGGTAATGATAGTTATTGAAAGAAAGTTTGTCGACATTTTTCTAAGGGTATTTAAAAAGAAGGAAGGATTTTGTAAGGGGATGTAGAAATTAACACTCATGCAAACTAAGAAACGGATCGTTTATGTTGATGCAGATTCATGTCCAGTAAAACAAGAAATCATGGTAATTGCTCAAGAGTTAAATTATGAAGTGATTTTTGTAACATCCTATTCTCATCATGGAACAAAGATGGAAGCAAGTCAAACTGTCTTTGTCGATAATGAAAAAGAAGCAGTAGATATGTATATTGTCAATCATGCGAAAAGTCATAATGTTGTTGTGACACAAGACCATGCATTGGCATCGATCCTACTTCCGAAAAAAGCGAGAGTCTTATCACCAAGAGGCATAATCTTTTCTGAAGAAAGAATCGAGAGCATGCTTGAAGAACGGCATTTTTCTCAAAAACAAAGGAGGGCAGGAGCCAAGACGAAAGGTCCGAAGAAGTTCACGGACGAGGACCGAAATCAATTTTGTAATTCTTTTCGAAGAATTTTGTCTCAGGAAGAAGGGAAATGACGAAAAAGGTCGAATGTATATATCTTGGTACGTATATTTTATCAGCAAAGCATGGTGATGATTTCTAATGGGAACTCGTATCCCGGATGAAACAATCGAACAAATTCGCAAATCATCCGATATTGTAGATGTAATTGGCGATTATGTTCAATTAAAAAAACAAGGGAAAAATTTTAGTGGTCTTTGTCCATTTCATGGAGAAAAGACACCTTCTTTTTCAGTTTCGCCGGATAAACAGCTTTATCATTGTTTCGGATGTGGAGCTGGTGGTAATGTTTTTTCTTTTCTACGAGAAATAGAAGGATATACGTTTATTGAAGCTGTTCGACACTTGGCTAAGCGAACAAACATTCATTTACCAGAAACTAGTCGAGAAGACAGCGATAGTTCGAATCATGAACAAAAAGAAATTGCTAAGGGCCATGA
It contains:
- a CDS encoding YaiI/YqxD family protein, with protein sequence MQTKKRIVYVDADSCPVKQEIMVIAQELNYEVIFVTSYSHHGTKMEASQTVFVDNEKEAVDMYIVNHAKSHNVVVTQDHALASILLPKKARVLSPRGIIFSEERIESMLEERHFSQKQRRAGAKTKGPKKFTDEDRNQFCNSFRRILSQEEGK